A stretch of the Bartonella henselae str. Houston-1 genome encodes the following:
- the nusG gene encoding transcription termination/antitermination protein NusG: protein MAARWYIVQAYSNFEKKVAEAIDKEAKQKGLDHLFEKIFVPTERVIEVRRGRKVDAERKFFPGYVLVCAELTDEVYHLIKNTPKVTGFLGSDSRPVPISDREAEQILKQVQERVESPKASVLFEVGEQVRVADGPFVSFNGVVQEVEEERSRLKVEVLIFGRPTPVDLEFNQVEKL, encoded by the coding sequence GTGGCTGCTCGTTGGTATATTGTTCAAGCATATTCAAATTTTGAAAAGAAAGTAGCGGAAGCTATTGATAAGGAGGCGAAGCAAAAAGGACTTGATCATTTATTTGAAAAGATTTTTGTACCGACGGAGCGTGTTATTGAAGTTCGTCGTGGTCGTAAGGTTGATGCTGAGCGAAAGTTTTTTCCTGGTTATGTTCTTGTTTGTGCTGAGTTGACAGATGAGGTTTATCATCTCATTAAGAATACACCTAAGGTGACAGGTTTTTTGGGTTCGGATTCGCGTCCTGTTCCAATTTCTGATCGAGAAGCTGAGCAAATTCTTAAACAAGTTCAGGAAAGGGTTGAGTCTCCGAAGGCCTCTGTATTGTTTGAAGTTGGGGAACAAGTTCGCGTTGCTGATGGTCCTTTTGTTTCGTTTAATGGAGTTGTTCAGGAAGTTGAAGAAGAGCGCTCTCGTCTTAAGGTTGAGGTGTTGATTTTTGGGCGTCCTACGCCTGTTGATTTGGAGTTTAATCAGGTTGAAAAACTCTGA
- the rplL gene encoding 50S ribosomal protein L7/L12 produces the protein MADLAKIVEDLSNLTVLEAAELSKLLEEKWGVSAAAPVAVAAVAGAAAPVAEEKTEFDVILVEGGAQKINVIKEVRALTGLGLKEAKDLVEGAPKPIKEGASKDEAEKIKSQLEAAGAKVELK, from the coding sequence ATGGCTGATCTAGCGAAGATCGTAGAAGACCTTTCTAACCTAACCGTTTTGGAAGCTGCTGAGCTTTCTAAGTTACTTGAAGAAAAATGGGGAGTTTCGGCTGCCGCTCCTGTAGCTGTTGCTGCTGTTGCTGGTGCTGCTGCTCCCGTTGCTGAAGAAAAAACAGAATTTGATGTTATTCTTGTTGAAGGTGGTGCACAGAAAATTAATGTCATTAAGGAAGTTCGTGCTCTTACAGGACTTGGTCTTAAAGAAGCTAAAGATCTGGTTGAGGGTGCGCCCAAGCCTATTAAAGAGGGTGCTTCTAAAGATGAAGCAGAAAAAATTAAATCTCAGCTTGAAGCTGCTGGTGCTAAAGTTGAACTTAAATAA
- the rpoB gene encoding DNA-directed RNA polymerase subunit beta — MAQTLAMTSQFNGRKRVRKFFGKIPEVAEMPNLIEVQKASYDQFLMIEEPKGGRPDEGLQAVFKSVFPISDFSGTAMLEFVGYQFDSPKFDVEECRQRDLTYAAPLKVILRLIVFDVDEDTGSKDIKDIKEQGVYMGDMPLMTTNGTFIVNGTERVIVSQMHRSPGVFFDHDKGKSHSSGKFLFAARVIPYRGSWLDIEFDAKDIIYARIDRRRKIPVTSLLMALGMDASDILSTFYNKVTYERDGDGWRIPYSVDRFKGMKLVSDLIDADSGEVVAEAGKKLTVRAAKALAEKGLKAVKVSEDDLLGSYLAEDIVNYQTGEIYLEAGDEIDEKTLRVLFDVNADQIDILDIDHMNIGAYIRNTLKVDKNESRQDALFDIYRVMRPGEPPTMDTAEAMFHSLFFDPERYDLSAVGRVKMNLRMDLDCPDTVRVLRQEDILAVVKMLVELRDGRGEIDDIDNLGNRRVRSVGELMENQYRIGLLRMERAIKERMSSVEIDTVMPQDLINAKPAAAAVREFFGSSQLSQFMDQTNPLSEITHKRRLSALGPGGLTRERAGFEVRDVHPTHYGRICPIETPEGPNIGLINSLATFARVNKYGFIESPYRKIIDGKVTTEVIYLSAMEESKHYVAQANSSLDAEGRLSEEFVVCRHAGEVLMAPRDHVDLMDVSPKQLVSVAAALIPFLENDDANRALMGSNMQRQAVPLVRAEAPFVGTGMESIVARDSGAAVAARRSGIVDQVDATRIVIRATEDLDPSKSGVDIYRLQKFQRSNQSTCINQRPLVHVGDRVEKGNIIADGPSTDLGDLALGRNVLVAFMPWNGYNYEDSILLSERIVADDVFTSIHIEEFEVAARDTKLGPEEITRDIPNVAEEALRNLDEAGIIYIGAEVQPGDILVGKITPKGESPMTPEEKLLRAIFGEKASDVRDTSMRMPPGAFGTVVEVRVFNRHGVEKDERAMAIEREEIERLAKDRDDEQSILDRNVYARLTDMLVGKVAVEGPKGFSKNKKLDTTIMGHYPRSQWWQFTVEDEKLQNEIEALRNQYDESKEALQRRFMDKVEKVQRGDEMPPGVMKMVKVFVAVKRKIQPGDKMAGRHGNKGVVSRILPIEDMPFLEDGTHADIVLNPLGVPSRMNVGQILETHLGWACAGMGKKIGDLVDLYQETGDILPLRQRIENLMPDDDHNEPVRQYDNESLYKLALQMRKGVSIATPVFDGAHEADINMMLEDAGLDSSGQVTLYDGRTGEPFDRPVTVGYIYMLKLHHLVDDKIHARSIGPYSLVTQQPLGGKAQFGGQRFGEMEVWALEAYGAAYTLQEMLTVKSDDVAGRTKVYEAIVRGDDTFEAGIPESFNVLVKEMRSLALNVELDDARELIAQRALSDTTEQ; from the coding sequence ATGGCTCAGACCCTAGCAATGACGTCTCAATTCAATGGTCGTAAGCGCGTACGCAAGTTTTTTGGTAAGATTCCTGAAGTGGCAGAAATGCCAAATCTTATTGAGGTTCAAAAAGCATCATATGATCAGTTTCTCATGATTGAGGAACCGAAAGGCGGGCGTCCAGATGAAGGCTTGCAGGCTGTTTTTAAATCGGTATTTCCTATTTCGGATTTTTCCGGTACAGCTATGCTCGAGTTTGTTGGTTATCAATTTGATTCACCAAAATTTGACGTTGAAGAATGTCGTCAACGTGATTTGACTTATGCTGCACCATTAAAGGTGATATTGCGTTTAATCGTTTTTGATGTTGATGAAGATACAGGTTCGAAAGATATCAAGGATATTAAAGAGCAAGGCGTTTATATGGGCGATATGCCTTTAATGACGACGAATGGTACCTTTATTGTTAATGGAACGGAGCGTGTTATTGTTTCACAAATGCATCGTTCTCCAGGTGTCTTTTTTGACCATGATAAAGGAAAATCACATTCATCAGGAAAGTTTCTTTTTGCTGCTCGTGTTATTCCTTATCGCGGTTCTTGGCTAGATATTGAATTTGATGCTAAGGACATCATTTATGCTCGTATTGATCGGCGGCGCAAAATTCCTGTTACAAGTCTTTTGATGGCATTAGGGATGGATGCATCAGATATTTTGTCGACTTTTTATAATAAAGTTACCTATGAGCGAGATGGGGATGGATGGCGTATTCCTTATTCTGTTGATCGCTTTAAAGGCATGAAGCTTGTTTCTGATCTTATAGATGCCGACAGTGGTGAAGTTGTTGCAGAAGCTGGTAAAAAACTAACGGTTCGTGCAGCGAAGGCTTTAGCAGAAAAAGGTCTAAAGGCAGTTAAAGTCAGTGAAGACGATTTATTAGGATCCTATCTCGCAGAAGATATAGTTAATTACCAGACAGGTGAAATTTATCTTGAAGCTGGTGATGAAATTGACGAAAAAACGTTAAGAGTTTTGTTTGATGTTAATGCGGATCAAATCGATATTCTTGATATTGATCACATGAATATTGGGGCATATATCCGTAATACTTTAAAAGTGGATAAAAATGAAAGTCGGCAAGATGCATTGTTTGATATCTATCGTGTAATGCGTCCAGGTGAGCCGCCAACAATGGATACAGCAGAAGCTATGTTCCATTCGTTATTTTTTGATCCGGAGCGTTATGATCTTTCCGCTGTTGGGCGTGTTAAGATGAATTTGCGTATGGATCTTGATTGTCCAGATACAGTCCGAGTTTTGCGTCAAGAAGATATTCTTGCTGTGGTTAAGATGTTGGTTGAATTGCGCGATGGCCGTGGTGAAATTGATGATATTGATAATCTTGGCAATCGTCGCGTTCGTTCCGTCGGGGAGTTAATGGAAAATCAGTATCGCATTGGCTTACTTCGTATGGAGCGTGCGATAAAAGAGCGTATGTCCTCGGTTGAAATTGATACCGTCATGCCACAGGATTTGATTAACGCAAAGCCAGCTGCTGCAGCTGTTCGCGAATTTTTTGGGTCTTCGCAATTATCACAGTTTATGGATCAAACCAACCCATTATCGGAAATTACCCATAAGCGGCGTCTTTCTGCTCTTGGTCCAGGTGGTTTAACCCGTGAACGGGCAGGTTTTGAAGTTCGTGACGTACATCCTACACATTATGGTCGTATTTGCCCGATTGAAACGCCGGAAGGTCCTAATATTGGTCTGATTAATTCCTTAGCAACCTTTGCGCGTGTTAATAAATATGGTTTTATTGAAAGTCCATACCGCAAAATTATTGATGGGAAAGTGACAACGGAAGTTATTTATCTTTCTGCTATGGAAGAGTCAAAACACTATGTGGCTCAGGCTAATTCTTCCTTAGATGCTGAAGGACGTTTGTCAGAAGAGTTTGTTGTTTGCCGTCATGCAGGTGAAGTTTTGATGGCTCCGCGCGATCATGTTGATTTGATGGATGTTTCACCAAAACAGTTGGTTTCAGTAGCTGCTGCTCTTATTCCGTTTTTGGAAAATGATGATGCGAATCGTGCGTTGATGGGATCTAATATGCAGCGTCAGGCAGTTCCACTTGTACGTGCTGAAGCACCATTTGTTGGTACGGGAATGGAGTCAATAGTAGCTCGCGATTCAGGAGCTGCTGTTGCTGCAAGGCGTAGTGGTATTGTTGATCAAGTTGATGCAACACGTATTGTTATTCGTGCGACAGAAGATTTAGATCCTTCAAAATCTGGTGTTGATATTTATCGTTTGCAGAAATTTCAGCGTTCTAATCAGTCTACTTGTATTAATCAACGTCCTCTTGTGCATGTTGGTGATCGGGTAGAAAAGGGCAATATCATTGCGGATGGTCCATCTACAGATCTTGGAGATCTCGCTCTTGGTCGGAATGTTCTTGTGGCATTTATGCCTTGGAATGGCTACAATTATGAAGATTCTATTTTGCTTTCTGAACGTATTGTTGCTGATGATGTTTTTACCTCGATTCATATTGAGGAGTTTGAGGTTGCAGCACGTGATACAAAGCTTGGTCCTGAAGAAATTACGCGAGATATTCCTAATGTTGCAGAGGAAGCATTAAGGAATCTTGACGAAGCTGGAATTATCTATATTGGTGCTGAAGTTCAACCTGGTGATATTTTGGTTGGTAAGATTACCCCAAAGGGTGAAAGTCCCATGACACCGGAAGAGAAGCTTCTGCGTGCAATTTTTGGGGAAAAAGCTTCAGATGTTCGTGATACTTCTATGAGAATGCCTCCTGGGGCTTTTGGAACTGTTGTTGAAGTTCGTGTTTTTAATCGTCATGGTGTGGAAAAAGATGAGCGTGCGATGGCGATTGAACGCGAAGAAATTGAACGTTTAGCTAAAGATCGTGATGATGAGCAGTCGATTCTTGATCGCAATGTTTATGCACGTCTTACTGATATGTTGGTAGGTAAAGTTGCTGTGGAGGGCCCAAAAGGTTTTTCAAAAAACAAGAAGCTGGATACTACAATAATGGGGCATTATCCACGATCTCAGTGGTGGCAGTTTACGGTTGAGGATGAAAAGCTTCAGAATGAAATTGAGGCTTTGCGTAATCAGTATGATGAATCGAAAGAAGCTTTGCAACGTCGTTTTATGGATAAAGTTGAAAAAGTTCAAAGAGGCGATGAAATGCCCCCTGGTGTCATGAAGATGGTAAAGGTTTTTGTGGCTGTGAAGCGTAAAATCCAACCAGGCGATAAGATGGCAGGACGTCATGGAAATAAGGGTGTTGTTTCACGTATTCTTCCAATAGAGGATATGCCATTTCTTGAAGATGGGACCCATGCTGATATCGTCTTGAATCCGCTCGGTGTGCCTAGTCGTATGAATGTTGGTCAAATTCTTGAGACACATCTTGGTTGGGCCTGTGCAGGTATGGGCAAGAAGATTGGCGATTTGGTGGACTTGTATCAAGAGACTGGTGATATACTTCCTTTGCGTCAGCGTATAGAGAATCTTATGCCTGATGATGATCATAATGAACCAGTGCGTCAGTATGATAATGAGAGCCTTTACAAATTGGCACTACAGATGAGGAAAGGTGTTTCAATTGCAACTCCTGTTTTTGACGGAGCACATGAAGCTGATATCAACATGATGCTGGAAGATGCCGGTTTGGATAGCTCAGGGCAGGTTACGCTTTATGATGGTCGTACTGGAGAGCCTTTTGATCGTCCTGTGACGGTGGGGTATATTTATATGTTGAAATTGCATCACCTTGTTGATGATAAGATTCATGCTCGGTCAATTGGACCATATTCGCTTGTTACGCAGCAACCATTAGGTGGTAAGGCGCAGTTTGGTGGTCAGCGTTTTGGTGAAATGGAGGTTTGGGCACTTGAAGCTTACGGTGCAGCATACACTTTGCAGGAGATGCTGACAGTGAAATCGGATGATGTAGCGGGGAGAACAAAAGTTTATGAGGCGATTGTGCGCGGTGATGATACATTCGAGGCAGGTATACCTGAGAGCTTTAATGTGTTAGTGAAAGAAATGCGTTCACTCGCTCTTAATGTAGAACTTGATGATGCGCGTGAGCTTATTGCACAACGTGCATTATCTGATACAACAGAACAATAA
- the secE gene encoding preprotein translocase subunit SecE — translation MPSKTNPITFLKQVYAETVKVKWPTRRETVISTFMVLLVTSLASAFFFIVDQVMHFSVWRFIDLLKYLFS, via the coding sequence ATGCCATCTAAAACCAATCCCATTACCTTTTTAAAACAGGTTTATGCAGAGACAGTTAAGGTGAAGTGGCCTACGCGTCGTGAGACAGTGATATCTACATTTATGGTGTTATTGGTAACGTCATTGGCTTCAGCTTTCTTTTTTATTGTGGATCAGGTTATGCATTTTAGTGTTTGGCGTTTTATTGATCTCCTGAAATATCTTTTTAGTTGA
- the rplK gene encoding 50S ribosomal protein L11, protein MAKKSIGQLKLQVPAGAATPSPPIGPALGQRGINIMEFCKAFNAATQEMEKGAPIPVIITYYQDKSFTFSLKTPPVSFFLKKEANLKSGSKEPGKVSVGSISRDKIRSIAQAKMKDLNANDIEAAMRMVEGSARSMGLEVVG, encoded by the coding sequence ATGGCAAAAAAAAGTATAGGTCAGCTAAAGTTGCAGGTTCCTGCAGGAGCGGCTACTCCGTCTCCACCGATTGGTCCTGCTCTTGGTCAGCGTGGTATTAATATTATGGAATTCTGTAAGGCGTTTAATGCGGCTACACAAGAAATGGAAAAGGGTGCACCAATTCCCGTAATTATCACTTATTACCAAGATAAGTCTTTTACATTTTCTCTAAAGACGCCTCCTGTATCGTTTTTCTTAAAGAAGGAAGCAAATTTGAAATCTGGTTCAAAAGAGCCGGGTAAAGTCTCTGTAGGGAGTATTTCTCGCGATAAAATTCGTTCAATTGCACAAGCAAAGATGAAGGATCTTAATGCAAATGACATTGAAGCGGCGATGCGCATGGTAGAAGGTTCTGCTCGCTCTATGGGCTTGGAAGTGGTGGGCTAA
- the rplJ gene encoding 50S ribosomal protein L10: MNRAEKREFVTWLNEAFRKSGSVIVAHYSGLTVSQMNDLRSKMSEAGGAIKVAKNRLAKIALQGTESESIVDLFSGQTLIAYSEDPITAPKVAVDFAKTNDKFVILGGSMGATSLSVDAVKSLASLPSLNELRAKLVGMISTPATRIAQVVNAPAGQVVRVIGAYAQEGKAA; this comes from the coding sequence GTGAATAGAGCGGAAAAACGCGAATTTGTTACATGGCTTAACGAGGCTTTTCGAAAGTCTGGTTCTGTTATTGTTGCACATTATTCCGGTCTGACGGTTTCACAGATGAACGATCTTCGTTCGAAAATGAGTGAAGCTGGCGGTGCCATTAAAGTCGCCAAAAACCGTCTTGCTAAAATTGCTCTTCAGGGCACGGAATCTGAATCGATAGTAGATTTGTTTAGTGGGCAGACACTTATTGCTTATTCAGAAGATCCAATTACAGCACCGAAAGTTGCTGTTGATTTTGCGAAAACCAATGACAAATTTGTTATCCTTGGCGGCTCAATGGGCGCAACAAGTTTGAGTGTAGATGCTGTGAAATCTTTAGCTTCATTGCCTTCACTCAACGAGTTGCGGGCAAAACTTGTGGGTATGATTTCTACTCCTGCGACTCGTATCGCACAGGTTGTTAATGCTCCTGCTGGTCAGGTTGTACGTGTTATTGGCGCATATGCTCAGGAGGGTAAGGCGGCTTAG
- the rplA gene encoding 50S ribosomal protein L1, whose protein sequence is MGKVAKRIKNIRKDINFNELYALKDAVSMVKERAIAKFDETIEISMNLGVDPRHADQMVRGVVHLPNGTGRNVRVAVFARGDKAEEAKTAGADIVGAEDLFESINGGAIDFDRCIATPDMMPLVGRLGKILGPRNLMPNPKVGTVTLDVANAVKASKGGAVEFRVEKAGIVHAGIGKASFGVEKIVENIKAFASAVIKAKPQGAKGEYIKRVAVSSTMGVGIKVDPATVRSE, encoded by the coding sequence ATGGGAAAAGTAGCAAAAAGAATAAAAAATATCCGCAAAGATATTAATTTCAATGAACTTTACGCTTTAAAAGATGCTGTTTCGATGGTTAAAGAGCGTGCAATTGCTAAGTTTGATGAAACAATAGAAATTTCAATGAACTTAGGGGTTGATCCTCGTCATGCAGATCAAATGGTACGAGGTGTCGTTCATTTGCCTAATGGAACTGGACGTAATGTTCGAGTGGCTGTTTTTGCACGTGGGGATAAAGCTGAGGAAGCTAAGACTGCTGGTGCGGATATTGTAGGTGCTGAAGATTTATTTGAAAGCATTAATGGTGGGGCTATTGATTTTGATCGTTGTATTGCAACACCAGATATGATGCCTCTTGTTGGGCGTCTTGGTAAGATTCTGGGGCCACGAAATTTGATGCCGAATCCAAAAGTTGGTACTGTGACACTTGATGTTGCTAATGCTGTTAAAGCTTCTAAAGGTGGTGCTGTTGAGTTTCGCGTTGAAAAAGCTGGTATTGTGCATGCTGGTATCGGTAAGGCTTCTTTTGGAGTTGAGAAGATAGTAGAGAATATTAAAGCTTTTGCTAGTGCAGTTATTAAAGCTAAGCCGCAAGGTGCAAAAGGTGAATATATTAAGCGTGTTGCAGTTTCTTCTACTATGGGGGTTGGAATTAAAGTTGATCCTGCGACTGTTCGTTCAGAGTAG